Proteins found in one SAR202 cluster bacterium genomic segment:
- a CDS encoding RidA family protein: MPQKEIIELDMERSNPNLSAATKFGDLVFVSGQTGTHPETGELGKDIREQTSYTIERIKVILEKAGTSLDNVLSATTYLTKREDLAEYNDVYGEYFTNNKPARATVEVMLNREELLVEIMVIACIPS; encoded by the coding sequence ATGCCACAAAAAGAAATAATAGAACTCGACATGGAAAGATCTAATCCGAATTTATCTGCTGCTACTAAGTTTGGTGACTTAGTATTTGTTTCAGGTCAAACTGGAACACATCCAGAGACTGGTGAATTAGGAAAAGATATAAGAGAACAAACTAGTTACACCATTGAAAGGATTAAAGTCATATTAGAGAAGGCGGGGACATCTCTCGATAATGTACTTTCTGCAACGACTTATCTGACTAAAAGAGAAGATTTAGCAGAATATAATGACGTTTATGGAGAATACTTTACAAATAACAAACCTGCTAGAGCAACAGTAGAAGTAATGCTTAATAGAGAAGAACTTTTAGTAGAAATTATGGTTATTGCTTGTATTCCTTCCTAA
- a CDS encoding M20/M25/M40 family metallo-hydrolase — protein MDIQSLMNKIDEQREDLISLHQELVKIPSVNTGFMPTGNETAVCNFVKDWLKKQGIESEILARDPDRGNIIASIEGKSKTNGLLFMSHTDVVPVEDIDKWEYEPFSAKRANGRIYGRGSSDCKGLLACQLFAMKIIKESGIQLNDNLVLASGADEEHGGRYGFGWLVENHLEKISSPYAVNEGGGEAIQTKSNTTYAVGVGEKGRLQIEIDVKGSSAHASTPWQGENASYLLRQVLERIENYEPERDTSTNFFEYLSLLAIEHKPMASNIDSIISEVEEDSPRLASRMKALSRMTVTPTMLSGGIKSNSVPESIRLTCDVRTLPTQNETYLRNELDKMFEGIPNVRYEIDNMALSNESKFETPLMESLKRATSLAVGDDNIQYVPAISTGFTDSRFLRPTGTITYGFSGAHPDDDPMLSFIHGTNESVGIKSLINGAKIMTGLVVDMLT, from the coding sequence ATGGATATTCAGTCTTTAATGAATAAGATAGATGAGCAGCGAGAAGATTTAATTTCTTTGCATCAAGAATTGGTAAAAATACCTTCTGTTAATACAGGTTTTATGCCAACAGGAAATGAAACTGCAGTATGTAATTTCGTAAAAGATTGGTTAAAAAAACAAGGGATTGAATCAGAAATCCTTGCTAGAGACCCAGATAGAGGCAATATTATTGCAAGTATCGAAGGCAAATCCAAAACAAATGGACTCCTTTTCATGTCACACACCGATGTAGTTCCTGTTGAAGATATCGATAAATGGGAATATGAACCATTTAGTGCAAAACGAGCAAATGGACGGATTTATGGTAGAGGATCCTCTGACTGTAAGGGACTTTTGGCATGCCAACTATTTGCTATGAAAATTATCAAAGAATCCGGTATTCAATTAAATGACAACTTAGTACTCGCTTCAGGTGCCGATGAAGAACATGGTGGTAGATATGGATTTGGCTGGCTTGTTGAAAATCACTTAGAGAAAATTAGTTCCCCCTACGCTGTTAATGAAGGTGGAGGAGAAGCAATACAAACCAAAAGTAACACCACATATGCTGTCGGTGTTGGTGAAAAAGGCAGGCTTCAAATAGAAATAGATGTCAAAGGAAGCAGTGCTCATGCATCTACTCCCTGGCAAGGTGAAAATGCATCATATTTATTGAGACAAGTTCTTGAACGTATCGAAAATTATGAACCCGAAAGAGATACTTCAACAAACTTTTTTGAATATCTTTCATTACTTGCAATTGAGCATAAACCTATGGCGAGCAATATTGATAGTATTATTTCAGAAGTAGAAGAAGATAGTCCTAGACTCGCTTCACGTATGAAAGCATTATCAAGAATGACTGTAACTCCTACAATGCTTTCAGGTGGAATAAAATCAAACAGTGTGCCTGAATCAATTCGACTAACCTGTGATGTTCGTACACTACCTACCCAAAATGAAACTTATTTAAGAAATGAACTTGATAAAATGTTTGAAGGAATACCAAATGTTAGATATGAAATCGACAATATGGCTCTTTCAAACGAATCTAAGTTTGAAACCCCTTTAATGGAAAGTTTAAAACGAGCTACATCATTAGCGGTTGGTGATGACAATATTCAGTATGTTCCAGCTATAAGTACAGGTTTTACAGATTCCAGATTTCTTAGACCTACTGGTACAATTACCTACGGTTTTTCTGGGGCACATCCTGATGATGACCCTATGCTTAGTTTTATTCATGGCACTAACGAGTCTGTAGGAATTAAAAGCCTTATAAATGGAGCCAAGATCATGACAGGGCTTGTCGTTGATATGTTAACCTAA
- a CDS encoding phosphosulfolactate synthase, whose translation MVNKKFDDDRAFNFFPVNDRGAKPRTSGITEIRGPNSLWPVGPNYMEDIFKLYGYYVDSFKFVGGTYRLIPRDVVKEMIDLCHKYDVMVSTGGFTERVLKGPDEHLDLYLKECVELGFDIVEISENKISIDYEDIIRVIKKVKEYGLKPKPEVGVMRSSGYGGDADWAVAKAAKYLEAGAYLIMMESEGITENSYIGTKGGSAEGSIDKELWNTGIVTKFINALGLRNIMFEAAEKAVFTHYIENYGPGVNLFIDNSQIGALEGVRSNVFFGPVTENTTTYKG comes from the coding sequence ATGGTTAATAAAAAATTTGATGACGACAGAGCGTTTAACTTTTTTCCAGTAAATGACAGAGGAGCAAAACCAAGGACAAGCGGAATTACTGAAATACGAGGCCCCAATAGTCTTTGGCCTGTTGGTCCTAATTATATGGAAGATATATTCAAACTCTATGGATATTATGTTGATTCATTCAAATTTGTTGGAGGAACTTACAGGTTGATTCCTCGTGATGTTGTAAAAGAAATGATTGATTTATGTCATAAATATGATGTTATGGTATCTACCGGAGGCTTCACTGAAAGAGTCCTTAAAGGGCCTGATGAACATTTAGATTTATATTTAAAAGAATGTGTTGAACTTGGATTTGATATTGTAGAAATATCAGAAAATAAAATATCCATTGATTATGAAGATATTATACGGGTAATTAAAAAAGTTAAAGAATATGGATTAAAACCAAAACCAGAAGTTGGAGTCATGAGATCTAGTGGATATGGTGGTGATGCAGATTGGGCTGTAGCTAAAGCGGCAAAATATCTAGAAGCTGGCGCATATCTTATTATGATGGAATCAGAGGGTATTACAGAAAACAGTTATATTGGAACAAAAGGCGGTAGTGCTGAAGGATCTATTGATAAAGAATTATGGAATACAGGTATTGTAACAAAGTTTATCAATGCACTCGGTTTAAGAAATATTATGTTCGAAGCTGCTGAAAAAGCAGTATTCACGCATTACATTGAGAATTACGGGCCAGGTGTAAATCTATTTATAGATAACAGTCAAATAGGTGCTTTGGAAGGCGTTCGATCTAATGTCTTCTTTGGGCCTGTAACAGAAAACACTACCACATACAAAGGATAG
- the dnaN gene encoding DNA polymerase III subunit beta has product MQLTCLQENLSRALALVGRGVATRTTLPVTQNILISTDSGRLKLTATNLEIAITTWIGASIETEGEVTIPARLFSDFVNSLPSGEVTIKFTDSPLGVELHSGKFECRILGVSAEEFPPIPTVDGDVLVSIPAATLRKSINQVAFAAATEDSRPVLTGVQIEIQSNQLTFAAADGFRLAVHKSSIESGLSESIDFIVPSRTLRELERIITDVQTDVQMSITPTKNQVLFKSGDIELTSQLLAGSFPNYNQLIPQNYSTRAIVDANEFSRATRSASIFARDGSGIVRLQVTPGSGEEDKLIVSARAEELGDNTGEISAQTEGDESKIAFSSKYLTDVLNILGSDKVVLETTSPSSPGVFKSVGDESYIHVIMPMFVQW; this is encoded by the coding sequence ATGCAATTAACATGCTTGCAAGAAAACTTAAGTAGGGCATTAGCATTAGTTGGAAGAGGTGTCGCGACGCGAACAACCTTGCCTGTTACCCAAAATATACTTATATCTACAGATTCTGGTAGACTAAAACTTACTGCCACCAATTTAGAAATAGCTATTACCACCTGGATCGGTGCTTCAATTGAAACTGAAGGTGAAGTTACTATTCCAGCTAGGCTTTTTTCTGATTTTGTAAATTCATTACCTTCTGGAGAGGTAACTATAAAATTTACCGATTCTCCATTAGGTGTTGAATTACATTCTGGAAAGTTTGAATGCCGTATTTTAGGAGTCTCGGCCGAAGAATTTCCTCCTATTCCTACTGTTGATGGGGATGTTCTTGTTTCTATACCAGCAGCTACATTACGTAAGTCAATAAATCAAGTGGCTTTTGCAGCTGCTACTGAGGATTCTCGGCCAGTTTTAACTGGGGTGCAGATTGAAATTCAATCCAATCAACTTACTTTTGCCGCTGCTGATGGATTCCGATTAGCTGTACATAAATCTTCTATAGAATCGGGTCTTTCAGAATCGATTGATTTCATTGTTCCTTCTAGAACACTTCGCGAGCTTGAACGCATTATTACTGACGTTCAAACTGATGTGCAAATGAGTATAACCCCTACAAAAAATCAAGTTCTTTTTAAATCTGGTGATATAGAACTAACATCTCAACTCCTTGCTGGTTCATTCCCAAATTACAACCAATTGATACCTCAAAATTATAGCACTAGAGCTATAGTTGATGCGAATGAATTTTCTAGAGCTACTCGATCAGCATCTATTTTTGCGAGAGATGGTAGTGGAATTGTTAGACTACAAGTCACTCCAGGATCTGGTGAAGAAGATAAATTAATTGTTTCTGCTAGAGCAGAAGAACTTGGTGATAATACTGGGGAAATTAGTGCACAAACAGAAGGTGACGAATCTAAAATAGCCTTTAGTTCGAAATACTTAACCGATGTTTTAAATATATTAGGGTCCGATAAAGTAGTGCTAGAAACCACCAGCCCTTCTAGTCCTGGTGTTTTTAAATCAGTAGGTGATGAGTCTTATATTCATGTAATTATGCCAATGTTTGTGCAATGGTAA